A single genomic interval of Meleagris gallopavo isolate NT-WF06-2002-E0010 breed Aviagen turkey brand Nicholas breeding stock chromosome 6, Turkey_5.1, whole genome shotgun sequence harbors:
- the LOC104911457 gene encoding adseverin-like yields the protein MADIANRRSAKLYMVSDASGSMKLSVVAEENPFSMAMLLSEECFILDNGAARKIFVWKGKDANPQERKAAMKNAEAFIQQMNYPANTQVQSIYETIPRDNELC from the exons ATGGCTGATATTGCAAATCGGAGGAGCGCTAAACTCTATATG GTGTCAGATGCAAGTGGATCCATGAAGTTGTCAGTGGTAGCAGAGGAAAACCCCTTCTCCATGGCTATGCTTTTGTCAGAGGAGTGCTTCATCCTGGACAATGGTGCTGCAAGGAAGATCTTTGTGTGGAAAG GCAAAGATGCTAACCCACAGGAAAGAAAGGCTGCCATGAAGAATGCTGAAGCATTTATACAGCAGATGAATTATCCTGCCAACACACAGGTGCAATCTATTTATGAGACGATACCAAGAGATAATGAACTCTGTTaa